One Microbacterium marinum genomic window carries:
- a CDS encoding DUF4031 domain-containing protein: MAVLVDTPLWPAHGRLWAHLVSDADLDELHAFAARHGIPARAFDRDHYDVPADAIDDLVAGGAQRVDAHELTRRLIASGLRVTARERRGR, translated from the coding sequence ATGGCCGTGCTCGTGGACACCCCGCTCTGGCCGGCGCACGGCAGACTCTGGGCGCATCTCGTGTCGGATGCCGACCTCGACGAGCTCCACGCATTCGCCGCGCGCCACGGCATCCCCGCCCGCGCGTTCGACCGCGACCACTATGACGTCCCCGCCGACGCGATCGATGACCTTGTCGCCGGCGGAGCCCAGCGTGTCGACGCGCACGAGCTGACCCGCCGCCTGATCGCGTCGGGGCTGCGGGTCACCGCCCGCGAACGCCGCGGGCGGTGA